One Vanessa atalanta chromosome 8, ilVanAtal1.2, whole genome shotgun sequence genomic window carries:
- the LOC125065682 gene encoding axin yields MSHTPIGGHPQGWEHKLADRSSLPPASGEEKCKSQSRHVFTQPHLSKAGMAAWREETEGSSGSSARSPASPPYIRWARTLHHLLEDAEGVRLFRKFVGGAGGLHVDRLNFYFAVQGLRQETEPAKIRQVVSAIYKFLRKSQLAMPEELKLRVKQGLKDGVNIEKTIFDNMEQEVTRAITESTYQAFLRSEAYVSYVSAATQPLSSPDASPPHSREVCAGGLATLHEGEELCAGARLTHDALIATQTRRLHSDVAPHRKRSVYSAHVSYAGYTPASRQDSERASLSSGRTDSDAVSLSGSSVDGACARVCREAREAREGRRARLYGLDRHAVINKEQEPAMVIPRTQRVQAEQLRVLPPAEFAPLLIEKLERVKRDQENKERLERRLAEGEGDEMLPPQLVAAAIREKLHIDDDNDQDILDQHVSRVWSERTPGASPPGGRRARARHGTHGSHGSHGSHGSHGSHGTHGSRRAQSALSADSGHYDAPPDSLHHPHSLTRRSFSKKTVTELTDSGVSVVSEGTTSAAGVEPRILLWIAEGSERMERRNYRELSSRGSSADRDEHRRREKQAQRSRAAGGGGSTGSKSSASGGDHTVVVVSFLDESVPYRFKVPAAPLTLRTFKDYLPRKGNYRYFFKTECADLDNTVIQEEVSNDNDTLPMFEGKVMARVKSVE; encoded by the exons ATGAGCCACACTCCTATAGGCGGCCACCCGCAAG GTTGGGAGCACAAGCTTGCAGACAGGTCGTCGCTGCCGCCGGCGTCAGGGGAGGAGAAGTGCAAATCTCAGTCCAGACATGTGTTCACTCAGCCACATCTCTCTAA GGCGGGTATGGCGGCGTGGCGCGAGGAGACGGAGGGCTCGTCGGGCAGCTCCGCGCGCTCGCCCGCCTCGCCGCCCTACATCCGCTGGGCGCGCACGCTGCATCACCTGCTCGAG GACGCGGAGGGGGTGCGCCTGTTCCGCAAGTTCGTGGGGGGCGCAGGGGGCCTGCACGTGGACAGGCTCAACTTCTACTTCGCCGTGCAGGGCCTGCGCCAGGAGACCGAGCCTGCCAAGATACGCCAGGTCGTCTCCGCGATATACAA gTTTCTGCGCAAGTCTCAGCTAGCGATGCCCGAGGAGCTAAAGCTGCGAGTGAAGCAAGGGCTCAAGGATGGCGTCAACATCGAGAAGACGATCTTCGATAATATGGAGCAGGAG GTGACGCGCGCCATCACGGAGTCCACGTACCAGGCCTTCCTGCGCTCCGAGGCCTACGTGTCGTACGTGAGCGCGGCCACGCAGCCGCTGTCCTCGCCCGACGCGTCGCCGCCGCACTCGCGAGAG GTGTGCGCGGGCGGGCTGGCCACGCTGCACGAGGGCGAGGAGCTGTGCGCCGGCGCGCGCCTCACGCACGACGCGCTCATCGCCACGCAGACGCGCCGCCTGCACTCCGACGTCGCGCC GCACCGCAAGCGCTCGGTGTACAGCGCGCACGTGTCGTACGCGGGGTACACGCCCGCCTCGCGCCAGGACTCCGAGCGCGCCAGCCTCAGCAGCGGCCGCACCGACAGCGACGCCGTGTCGCTCTCCGGCAGCAGCGT CGACGGCGCGTGCGCGCGCGTGTGTCGCGAGGCGCGGGAGGCGCGCGAGGGCCGGCGGGCGCGGCTCTACGGGCTGGACCGCCACGCCGTCATCAACAAGGAGCAGGAGCCCGCCATG GTGATCCCGCGCACGCAGCGCGTGCAGGCGGAGCAGCTGCGCGTGCTGCCGCCGGCGGAGTTCGCGCCGCTGCTCATCGAGAAGCTGGAGCGAGTCAAGCGCGACCAGGAGAACAAGGAGCGCCTCGAGAGGAGGCTCGCCGAG GGCGAGGGAGACGAGATGTTGCCGCCGCAGCTGGTGGCGGCCGCCATCCGCGAGAAACTGCACATCGACGACGACAACGACCAGGACATACTCG ACCAACACGTGTCCCGCGTGTGGTCGGAGCGCACGCCGGGCGCGTCCCCCCCGGGCGGGcggcgtgcgcgtgcgcggcACGGCACGCACGGCTCGCACGGCTCGCACGGCTCACACGGCTCGCACGGCTCGCACGGGACGCACGGCTCACGGCGCGCACAGTCCGCGCTGTCGGCCGACTCAGGCCACTACGACGCGCCACCGGACTCACTGCATCATCCGCACTCGCTTACGAGAAG ATCGTTTTCAAAGAAGACCGTCACCGAGTTGACGGATAGTGGCGTTTCGGTTGTCAGCGAGGGTACAACTAGTGCGGCGGGAGTCGAACCCCGCATCCTCTTATGGATAGCGGAGGGTTCGGAGAGAATGGAACGCAGGAATTACCGGGAACTTTCTTCCCGGGGATCTTCGGCTGATCGCGATGAGCATCGACGGAGAGAAAAACAGGCGCAAAGAAGTCG TGCCGCGGGTGGTGGCGGCAGCACGGGCAGCAAGTCCAGCGCGAGCGGCGGCGACCACACCGTGGTGGTGGTCAGCTTCCTGGACGAGAGCGTGCCCTACCGGTTCAAGGTGCCCGCTGCGCCGCTCACTCTGCGCACTTTCAAGGACTATTTGCCCAGGAAGGGCAACTATAG ATACTTCTTTAAAACGGAGTGCGCAGACCTCGACAACACCGTGATCCAGGAGGAAGTGAGCAACGACAACGACACGCTGCCCATGTTCGAGGGGAAGGTCATGGCGCGCGTCAAGAGCGTCGAGTGA
- the LOC125065966 gene encoding uncharacterized protein LOC125065966 isoform X1, which produces MADEDEIDVLGDFSFNSCFAQNNQGIPSCSDREDTVHPQWLLDSPATNWYDTQNIDKNRLKEGPSRKLSGHNTTAKYNTEQHTTWTQIERDLLKTEMIKYGRNVKKISKTIKTKTEAEIQALIEAEHGIHLDTSHDIEKLEEDIPVVHEEIVSESLVSMSDVLNIVSTGVPTIPVTKKPFKKKNVNRNVKNTPIKPKAKIQPNINTIDSAVLYFEDDLVVGSTESVDSESDVTQPITKKTFKQQKEKVTAMKKIGNHRRKVSRNYDKGRIRNKSNDNLKSPQGRQRKDSSLSNDSVKSPQMQIVLGSGQALPVSEGEEVIKIVKKDTECESDIEVDIDSDKESSPVKLEVKKQEKELDGPIAVPLRKFEPMPKRNRKINLDGGGGYTIMHTDSGDLYEIGQEPRKERQQKKPVINLIPCRFYNAEKPAPCEVALHVSALLHMDAHAHSSRAEVMGLLGGRWAAPRLRLRLYRRVRAVAAPTHCDMEPVSQARAADWLRARGAAVCAWHHSHPRFPAAPSAQDLRSQHALQAALRWPLPFLALVTSQHWPPGRRASTLRCFRVEEYDEATDLPVGYQLSVKIVPDLTAASLPEFLRELRDLLCNFSDRNHLSVDMVKDICPQAGLTYLEKCISSVRHHMHSAGYEDDDPLIEQLIQGIRDIFR; this is translated from the exons ATGGCGGACGAAGATGAAATTGACGTACTTGGAgacttttcttttaattcctGTTTCGCACAAAACAATCAAGGaat ACCCTCTTGTTCAGACAGGGAGGACACAGTGCACCCTCAGTGGCTGCTCGATTCACCGGCGACCAATTGGTATGATACAcagaatatagataaaaatag GCTAAAAGAAGGTCCGTCAAGGAAACTTTCTGGACATAATACAACAGCTAAGTACAACACAGAGCAACATACCACATGGACTCAGATTGAACGAGATTTACTAAAGACAGAAATG ataaaatatggcagaaatgtaaaaaaaatatcaaagacaataaaaacaaagacaGAAGCAGAAATACAAGCATTAATTGAAGCAGAACATGGAATTCATCTTGACACATCACATGATATTGAGAAACTTGAAGAAGATATACCTGTTGTTCATGAAGAAATAGTTTCAGAGAGCCTCGTTAGCATGAGCGATGTCTTGAACATAGTCTCAACCGGAGTTCCAACAATACCTGTCACAAAAAAACCtttcaaaaagaaaaatgtcaatcgaaatgtaaaaaatactccAATAAAACCAAAAGCAAAAATTCAACCTAACATTAATACAATTGATTCTgcagtattatattttgaagatGATCTTGTCGTTGGTTCTACTGAATCTGTAGACTCTGAGTCAGATGTAACGCAGCCAATAACAAAGAAAACCTTTAAGcaacaaaaagaaaaagttacagCTATGAAAAAGATTGGCAATCATAGAAGAAAAGTATCGAGGAATTATGATAAGGGAAGAATTAGGAATAAgagtaatgataatttaaaatcccCTCAAGGTAGACAAAGAAAGGATTCCAGCCTTTCAAATGATAGTGTGAAAAGTCCTCAGATGCAAATAGTTCTCGGCTCAGGACAAGCTTTACCCGTCTCTGAGGGAGAGGAAGTT ataaaaattgtaaagaagGATACAGAGTGTGAAAGTGACATAGAAGTGGACATTGATAGTGACAAAGAGAGTTCACCAGTTAAATTAGAAGTGAAGAAACAAGAGAAAGAGCTTGATGGTCCAATAGCAGTTCCATTGAGGAAATTTGAACCAATGCCCAAAAGGAACCGAAAGATTAATTTG gaCGGAGGCGGTGGATATACAATCATGCACACGGACTCCGGCGATCTTTACGAAATAGGCCAGGAGCCGCGCAAGGAACGACAACAAAAGAAGCCCGTTATAAATCTTATTCCATGCCGATTTTACAATGCAGAGAAACCG GCGCCGTGCGAGGTGGCGCTGCACGTGTCGGCGCTGCTGCACATGGACGCGCACGCGCACTCGTCGCGCGCCGAGGTGATGGGGCTGCTGGGCGGGCGCTGGGCGGCGCCGCGCCTGCGCCTGCGCCTGTACCGCCGCGTGCGCGCCGTGGCCGCGCCCACGCACTGCGACATGGAGCCCGTGTCGCAGGCGCGCGCGGCGGACTGGCTgcgcgcgcgcggcgccgcCGTGTGCGCGTGGCACCACTCGCACCCGCGCTTCCCCGCCGCGCCGTCCGCGCAGGACCTGCGCTCGCAGCACGCGCTGCAGGCCGCGCTGCGCTGGCCGCTGCCCTTCCTGGCGCTCGTCACGTCGCAGCACTGGCCGCCCGGCCGCCGCGCCTCCACGCTCCG ATGTTTTCGGGTCGAGGAGTACGACGAGGCGACGGACTTGCCGGTCGGCTACCAGCTGAGCGTGAAGATCGTGCCCGACCTGACGGCGGCCTCGCTGCCGGAGTTCCTTCGGGAGTTGCGTGACCTGTTGTGCAACTTTAGTGATCGCAACCACCTCAGTGTCGATATGGTGAAGGATATCTGTCCGCAAGCCGGTCTGACATACTTGGAGAAG tgtATATCCAGTGTTCGTCATCACATGCACTCGGCTGGATATGAAGATGACGACCCGCTAATAGAACAATTGATACAAGGAATACGAGACATATTTAGATAG
- the LOC125065966 gene encoding uncharacterized protein LOC125065966 isoform X3 — MADEDEIDVLGDFSFNSCFAQNNQGIPSCSDREDTVHPQWLLDSPATNWLKEGPSRKLSGHNTTAKYNTEQHTTWTQIERDLLKTEMIKYGRNVKKISKTIKTKTEAEIQALIEAEHGIHLDTSHDIEKLEEDIPVVHEEIVSESLVSMSDVLNIVSTGVPTIPVTKKPFKKKNVNRNVKNTPIKPKAKIQPNINTIDSAVLYFEDDLVVGSTESVDSESDVTQPITKKTFKQQKEKVTAMKKIGNHRRKVSRNYDKGRIRNKSNDNLKSPQGRQRKDSSLSNDSVKSPQMQIVLGSGQALPVSEGEEVIKIVKKDTECESDIEVDIDSDKESSPVKLEVKKQEKELDGPIAVPLRKFEPMPKRNRKINLDGGGGYTIMHTDSGDLYEIGQEPRKERQQKKPVINLIPCRFYNAEKPAPCEVALHVSALLHMDAHAHSSRAEVMGLLGGRWAAPRLRLRLYRRVRAVAAPTHCDMEPVSQARAADWLRARGAAVCAWHHSHPRFPAAPSAQDLRSQHALQAALRWPLPFLALVTSQHWPPGRRASTLRCFRVEEYDEATDLPVGYQLSVKIVPDLTAASLPEFLRELRDLLCNFSDRNHLSVDMVKDICPQAGLTYLEKCISSVRHHMHSAGYEDDDPLIEQLIQGIRDIFR, encoded by the exons ATGGCGGACGAAGATGAAATTGACGTACTTGGAgacttttcttttaattcctGTTTCGCACAAAACAATCAAGGaat ACCCTCTTGTTCAGACAGGGAGGACACAGTGCACCCTCAGTGGCTGCTCGATTCACCGGCGACCAATTG GCTAAAAGAAGGTCCGTCAAGGAAACTTTCTGGACATAATACAACAGCTAAGTACAACACAGAGCAACATACCACATGGACTCAGATTGAACGAGATTTACTAAAGACAGAAATG ataaaatatggcagaaatgtaaaaaaaatatcaaagacaataaaaacaaagacaGAAGCAGAAATACAAGCATTAATTGAAGCAGAACATGGAATTCATCTTGACACATCACATGATATTGAGAAACTTGAAGAAGATATACCTGTTGTTCATGAAGAAATAGTTTCAGAGAGCCTCGTTAGCATGAGCGATGTCTTGAACATAGTCTCAACCGGAGTTCCAACAATACCTGTCACAAAAAAACCtttcaaaaagaaaaatgtcaatcgaaatgtaaaaaatactccAATAAAACCAAAAGCAAAAATTCAACCTAACATTAATACAATTGATTCTgcagtattatattttgaagatGATCTTGTCGTTGGTTCTACTGAATCTGTAGACTCTGAGTCAGATGTAACGCAGCCAATAACAAAGAAAACCTTTAAGcaacaaaaagaaaaagttacagCTATGAAAAAGATTGGCAATCATAGAAGAAAAGTATCGAGGAATTATGATAAGGGAAGAATTAGGAATAAgagtaatgataatttaaaatcccCTCAAGGTAGACAAAGAAAGGATTCCAGCCTTTCAAATGATAGTGTGAAAAGTCCTCAGATGCAAATAGTTCTCGGCTCAGGACAAGCTTTACCCGTCTCTGAGGGAGAGGAAGTT ataaaaattgtaaagaagGATACAGAGTGTGAAAGTGACATAGAAGTGGACATTGATAGTGACAAAGAGAGTTCACCAGTTAAATTAGAAGTGAAGAAACAAGAGAAAGAGCTTGATGGTCCAATAGCAGTTCCATTGAGGAAATTTGAACCAATGCCCAAAAGGAACCGAAAGATTAATTTG gaCGGAGGCGGTGGATATACAATCATGCACACGGACTCCGGCGATCTTTACGAAATAGGCCAGGAGCCGCGCAAGGAACGACAACAAAAGAAGCCCGTTATAAATCTTATTCCATGCCGATTTTACAATGCAGAGAAACCG GCGCCGTGCGAGGTGGCGCTGCACGTGTCGGCGCTGCTGCACATGGACGCGCACGCGCACTCGTCGCGCGCCGAGGTGATGGGGCTGCTGGGCGGGCGCTGGGCGGCGCCGCGCCTGCGCCTGCGCCTGTACCGCCGCGTGCGCGCCGTGGCCGCGCCCACGCACTGCGACATGGAGCCCGTGTCGCAGGCGCGCGCGGCGGACTGGCTgcgcgcgcgcggcgccgcCGTGTGCGCGTGGCACCACTCGCACCCGCGCTTCCCCGCCGCGCCGTCCGCGCAGGACCTGCGCTCGCAGCACGCGCTGCAGGCCGCGCTGCGCTGGCCGCTGCCCTTCCTGGCGCTCGTCACGTCGCAGCACTGGCCGCCCGGCCGCCGCGCCTCCACGCTCCG ATGTTTTCGGGTCGAGGAGTACGACGAGGCGACGGACTTGCCGGTCGGCTACCAGCTGAGCGTGAAGATCGTGCCCGACCTGACGGCGGCCTCGCTGCCGGAGTTCCTTCGGGAGTTGCGTGACCTGTTGTGCAACTTTAGTGATCGCAACCACCTCAGTGTCGATATGGTGAAGGATATCTGTCCGCAAGCCGGTCTGACATACTTGGAGAAG tgtATATCCAGTGTTCGTCATCACATGCACTCGGCTGGATATGAAGATGACGACCCGCTAATAGAACAATTGATACAAGGAATACGAGACATATTTAGATAG
- the LOC125065966 gene encoding uncharacterized protein LOC125065966 isoform X2 — MKLTYLETFLLIPVSHKTIKEYREDTVHPQWLLDSPATNWYDTQNIDKNRLKEGPSRKLSGHNTTAKYNTEQHTTWTQIERDLLKTEMIKYGRNVKKISKTIKTKTEAEIQALIEAEHGIHLDTSHDIEKLEEDIPVVHEEIVSESLVSMSDVLNIVSTGVPTIPVTKKPFKKKNVNRNVKNTPIKPKAKIQPNINTIDSAVLYFEDDLVVGSTESVDSESDVTQPITKKTFKQQKEKVTAMKKIGNHRRKVSRNYDKGRIRNKSNDNLKSPQGRQRKDSSLSNDSVKSPQMQIVLGSGQALPVSEGEEVIKIVKKDTECESDIEVDIDSDKESSPVKLEVKKQEKELDGPIAVPLRKFEPMPKRNRKINLDGGGGYTIMHTDSGDLYEIGQEPRKERQQKKPVINLIPCRFYNAEKPAPCEVALHVSALLHMDAHAHSSRAEVMGLLGGRWAAPRLRLRLYRRVRAVAAPTHCDMEPVSQARAADWLRARGAAVCAWHHSHPRFPAAPSAQDLRSQHALQAALRWPLPFLALVTSQHWPPGRRASTLRCFRVEEYDEATDLPVGYQLSVKIVPDLTAASLPEFLRELRDLLCNFSDRNHLSVDMVKDICPQAGLTYLEKCISSVRHHMHSAGYEDDDPLIEQLIQGIRDIFR; from the exons ATGAAATTGACGTACTTGGAgacttttcttttaattcctGTTTCGCACAAAACAATCAAGGaat ACAGGGAGGACACAGTGCACCCTCAGTGGCTGCTCGATTCACCGGCGACCAATTGGTATGATACAcagaatatagataaaaatag GCTAAAAGAAGGTCCGTCAAGGAAACTTTCTGGACATAATACAACAGCTAAGTACAACACAGAGCAACATACCACATGGACTCAGATTGAACGAGATTTACTAAAGACAGAAATG ataaaatatggcagaaatgtaaaaaaaatatcaaagacaataaaaacaaagacaGAAGCAGAAATACAAGCATTAATTGAAGCAGAACATGGAATTCATCTTGACACATCACATGATATTGAGAAACTTGAAGAAGATATACCTGTTGTTCATGAAGAAATAGTTTCAGAGAGCCTCGTTAGCATGAGCGATGTCTTGAACATAGTCTCAACCGGAGTTCCAACAATACCTGTCACAAAAAAACCtttcaaaaagaaaaatgtcaatcgaaatgtaaaaaatactccAATAAAACCAAAAGCAAAAATTCAACCTAACATTAATACAATTGATTCTgcagtattatattttgaagatGATCTTGTCGTTGGTTCTACTGAATCTGTAGACTCTGAGTCAGATGTAACGCAGCCAATAACAAAGAAAACCTTTAAGcaacaaaaagaaaaagttacagCTATGAAAAAGATTGGCAATCATAGAAGAAAAGTATCGAGGAATTATGATAAGGGAAGAATTAGGAATAAgagtaatgataatttaaaatcccCTCAAGGTAGACAAAGAAAGGATTCCAGCCTTTCAAATGATAGTGTGAAAAGTCCTCAGATGCAAATAGTTCTCGGCTCAGGACAAGCTTTACCCGTCTCTGAGGGAGAGGAAGTT ataaaaattgtaaagaagGATACAGAGTGTGAAAGTGACATAGAAGTGGACATTGATAGTGACAAAGAGAGTTCACCAGTTAAATTAGAAGTGAAGAAACAAGAGAAAGAGCTTGATGGTCCAATAGCAGTTCCATTGAGGAAATTTGAACCAATGCCCAAAAGGAACCGAAAGATTAATTTG gaCGGAGGCGGTGGATATACAATCATGCACACGGACTCCGGCGATCTTTACGAAATAGGCCAGGAGCCGCGCAAGGAACGACAACAAAAGAAGCCCGTTATAAATCTTATTCCATGCCGATTTTACAATGCAGAGAAACCG GCGCCGTGCGAGGTGGCGCTGCACGTGTCGGCGCTGCTGCACATGGACGCGCACGCGCACTCGTCGCGCGCCGAGGTGATGGGGCTGCTGGGCGGGCGCTGGGCGGCGCCGCGCCTGCGCCTGCGCCTGTACCGCCGCGTGCGCGCCGTGGCCGCGCCCACGCACTGCGACATGGAGCCCGTGTCGCAGGCGCGCGCGGCGGACTGGCTgcgcgcgcgcggcgccgcCGTGTGCGCGTGGCACCACTCGCACCCGCGCTTCCCCGCCGCGCCGTCCGCGCAGGACCTGCGCTCGCAGCACGCGCTGCAGGCCGCGCTGCGCTGGCCGCTGCCCTTCCTGGCGCTCGTCACGTCGCAGCACTGGCCGCCCGGCCGCCGCGCCTCCACGCTCCG ATGTTTTCGGGTCGAGGAGTACGACGAGGCGACGGACTTGCCGGTCGGCTACCAGCTGAGCGTGAAGATCGTGCCCGACCTGACGGCGGCCTCGCTGCCGGAGTTCCTTCGGGAGTTGCGTGACCTGTTGTGCAACTTTAGTGATCGCAACCACCTCAGTGTCGATATGGTGAAGGATATCTGTCCGCAAGCCGGTCTGACATACTTGGAGAAG tgtATATCCAGTGTTCGTCATCACATGCACTCGGCTGGATATGAAGATGACGACCCGCTAATAGAACAATTGATACAAGGAATACGAGACATATTTAGATAG
- the LOC125065904 gene encoding sulfide:quinone oxidoreductase, mitochondrial-like has product MNNFLFKLSFLSTNAGIFRHFSVSAARNANYSCKLLVVGGGSGGCTMAAKFARRLKKDSVIVLEPSSDHYYQPLFTLVGAGVTSVAATRRSARSVLPSAAQWVQDSAESIHPKENVVKTTGGHTINYEYLIVAVGLVNDYAKVPGLTEALKDRNSGVSTIYSSDYCEKTWSDFKNFKGGEAVFTYPDTPIKCPGAPQKIAYMADSYFTKTNVRSKSNITYNTCLPVIFGVKKYADALMKVVERKKIKVNYKTVLKEVRPDKKEAVFYNVDDRSKESTQAYSLLHVTPPMRPPRVLLAGGAALADAAGFLTVDKFSLQHTTYPNIFGIGDCTDTPNSKTAAAIAKQAAVVEHNLQTAMGGGGGRRAYDGYGACPLVTSYHTCVLAEFLYDGVPHETFPINQARESMMAYYMKRDLFPFIYWNFMLKGHYNGPEFIRKIINPFAK; this is encoded by the exons atgaataattttctatttaaacttAGTTTTTTAAGTACTAACGCGGGGATATTTAGACATTTTTCCGTTTCAGCAGCTAGAAATGCGAACTACTC ATGCAAATTACTCGTGGTGGGTGGTGGCTCCGGGGGCTGTACGATGGCAGCTAAGTTTGCAAGACGATTGAAAAAAGACTCTGTAATTGTATTAGAACCCAGTTCG GATCATTACTACCAGCCTCTGTTCACGCTGGTCGGCGCGGGCGTGACGTCGGTGGCCGCGACCCGGCGGAGCGCTCGCAGCGTGCTGCCCTCGGCCGCCCAGTGGGTACAGGACTCGGCTGAAAGCATACACCCTAAAGAGAACGTGGTCAAAACCACTGGAGGACATACTATCAACTACGAATATCTAATCGTGGCCGTTGGATTGGTGAATGACTATGCTAAG GTACCCGGTCTGACCGAAGCATTAAAAGATAGAAACAGCGGGGTATCAACAATATACTCCTCCGACTATTGCGAGAAGACGTGGTCAGACTTCAAAAATTTCAAAGGTGGCGAAGCGGTGTTCACGTACCCGGACACCCCCATCAAGTGTCCCGGGGCGCCGCAAAAGATCGCATATATGGCTGATTCGTATTTTAcaaag ACGAACGTGCGTTCAAAGTCTAACATAACGTACAACACGTGCCTGCCCGTCATCTTCGGCGTCAAGAAGTACGCGGACGCGCTCATGAAAGTTGTCGAGCGGAAGAAGATCAAAGTCAACTACAAGACCGTGCTCAAAGAGGTCCGTCCCGACAAGAAGGAGGCCGTGTTCTACAACGTGGACGACAGGAGCAAG GAGTCGACGCAGGCGTACTCGCTGCTGCACGTGACGCCGCCGATGCGGCCGCCGCGCGTGCTgctggcgggcggcgcggcgctggCGGACGCGGCCGGCTTCCTCACCGTGGACAAGTTCTCCCTGCAGCACACCACCTACCCCAACATCTTCGGCATCGGCGACTGCACCGACACGCCCAACAGCAAGACCGCGGCCGCCATCG CGAAGCAGGCGGCGGTGGTGGAGCACAACCTGCAGACGGCCatgggcggcggcggcgggcggcgcgcgtaCGACGGCTACGGCGCGTGTCCGCTCGTCACGTCGTACCACACGTGCGTGCTGGCCGAGTTCCTGTACGACGGCGTGCCGCACGAGACCTTCCCCATCAACCAG GCGCGCGAAAGCATGATGGCGTACTACATGAAGAGAGACTTATTTCCTTTCATATATTGGAATTTCATGCTGAAGGGACACTACAACGGACCGGAGTTTATCAGGAAGATCATCAACCCGtttgctaaataa